In one Bacillus mesophilus genomic region, the following are encoded:
- the deoB gene encoding phosphopentomutase: protein MTNNNPFKRIFLVVMDSVGIGEAPDAEEYNDLGSNTLGHIAEHRNGLHMPNMAKLGLSNINEIKGIEKANQPLAYYTKMQEASTGKDTMTGHWELMGLHITTPFRTFPDGFPPELIQQLEEHTGRKVIGNKPASGTEILDELGEEHMKTGALIVYTSADSVLQIAAHEEIIPIEEQYEICEFARKITLDEKYMVGRIIARPFLGEPGAFKRTTNRHDYALKPFGRTVMNELADNKLDVISIGKISDIFDGEGITQSLRTKSNMDGMDQLVKTVNTDFTGLSFLNLVDFDALYGHRRDPDGYGQALEEFDARLPEVLDHLKEQDLLIITADHGNDPTHHGTDHTREYVPLLVYSPSFKGTNELPLRSTFADVGATIADNFNVTMPEFGASFLNELKKG from the coding sequence TTGACAAACAATAATCCTTTTAAGCGTATATTTTTAGTCGTAATGGATTCAGTTGGAATTGGTGAAGCACCTGATGCAGAAGAATATAACGATTTAGGTTCAAATACACTTGGACATATAGCAGAGCATCGAAATGGACTACATATGCCGAATATGGCAAAGCTTGGCCTAAGCAATATTAATGAAATTAAGGGAATAGAGAAAGCAAATCAACCTCTTGCCTATTACACAAAAATGCAAGAAGCATCTACTGGAAAAGATACCATGACAGGGCATTGGGAGCTCATGGGTTTACATATCACCACACCTTTTAGAACATTCCCTGATGGATTTCCACCAGAGCTCATTCAACAGCTTGAGGAACATACAGGAAGAAAGGTGATCGGAAATAAACCAGCTTCTGGAACTGAGATATTAGATGAACTAGGCGAAGAGCATATGAAAACAGGAGCCTTAATTGTCTATACTTCAGCAGATTCTGTATTACAGATAGCTGCACACGAGGAAATCATTCCGATCGAAGAGCAGTATGAAATATGTGAGTTTGCCAGGAAGATCACCTTGGATGAGAAATATATGGTAGGGCGAATTATTGCAAGACCATTCCTTGGAGAACCAGGTGCATTTAAGAGAACAACAAATCGCCATGATTATGCCTTAAAGCCATTCGGTAGAACAGTAATGAATGAGTTAGCTGACAATAAGCTAGATGTCATTTCAATAGGGAAAATTTCTGATATCTTTGATGGAGAAGGAATTACCCAGTCTCTACGGACAAAGTCAAACATGGATGGAATGGATCAGTTAGTAAAAACAGTGAATACCGATTTTACTGGTTTAAGTTTCTTAAATCTTGTAGATTTTGATGCGTTATATGGCCATCGAAGAGACCCTGATGGTTATGGTCAGGCTTTAGAAGAGTTTGATGCTAGACTTCCAGAAGTGCTAGATCATCTTAAAGAACAGGATTTGTTAATCATTACGGCAGATCATGGTAATGATCCAACACATCATGGTACGGATCACACAAGAGAGTATGTTCCTTTGCTTGTATACAGTCCATCCTTTAAAGGGACGAATGAATTACCACTGCGTTCAACCTTTGCAGATGTGGGGGCAACCATTGCCGATAATTTTAACGTTACCATGCCAGAGTTCGGTGCAAGCTTTTTAAATGAATTAAAAAAGGGGTAA
- the xerD gene encoding site-specific tyrosine recombinase XerD — MKDQLQDFLHYLIVERGLAMNTIQSYERDLKKYIVYIYEVEKIESLETVSLFNILGFLKQLKESGLSSRTLARHIASIRSFHQFLLREKAVTHDPSVHVETPQPERTLPKVLSMKEVELLLETPSLKTAFGVRDKAMLEVLYATGIRVSELINLDLGDIHLTMGFLRCVGKGNKERIIPIGREATQSLENYINVARRELVGKKTTDALFLNHHGNRISRQGFWKILKRLTKEAAIKKDLTPHTLRHSFATHLLENGADLRAVQEMLGHADISTTQIYTHVTKARMKDIYKAFHPRA, encoded by the coding sequence TTGAAAGATCAATTACAGGATTTCCTACATTACTTAATCGTAGAACGCGGCTTAGCAATGAACACCATTCAATCCTATGAGCGAGATTTAAAAAAATATATTGTTTATATATACGAAGTTGAAAAGATTGAATCACTTGAGACAGTCTCTCTATTCAATATTTTAGGCTTTTTAAAACAGCTAAAGGAATCGGGACTATCCTCTAGAACACTTGCCCGACATATCGCTTCCATTCGTTCCTTTCATCAGTTTTTATTGCGAGAAAAGGCTGTGACGCATGATCCTTCTGTTCATGTGGAAACTCCTCAACCAGAAAGAACCTTACCGAAGGTGCTGTCAATGAAAGAGGTTGAGCTCTTACTTGAAACTCCGAGTCTAAAAACAGCTTTTGGCGTAAGAGATAAAGCAATGCTTGAGGTGCTATACGCAACAGGAATTCGTGTCTCTGAGCTAATTAACTTAGATTTGGGAGATATTCATCTAACGATGGGATTCTTAAGATGTGTGGGAAAAGGGAATAAAGAGAGAATTATTCCAATTGGACGGGAAGCAACACAGTCATTAGAAAATTATATAAACGTGGCGAGACGTGAGTTGGTCGGAAAGAAAACAACCGATGCATTATTTTTAAATCATCATGGTAACCGTATCTCTCGTCAAGGGTTCTGGAAGATTTTAAAACGGTTAACAAAGGAAGCCGCAATAAAAAAAGATCTTACACCGCATACCCTACGACATTCATTTGCCACCCATTTACTTGAAAATGGAGCAGATCTTAGAGCTGTCCAGGAGATGCTCGGACATGCTGATATTTCAACAACCCAAATTTACACACATGTAACAAAAGCTAGAATGAAAGATATATATAAAGCATTTCATCCACGAGCCTAG
- a CDS encoding YqzK family protein: MIAYLKLAFNTVKVFVLFTGCTVLFYYGLMWINEEYQNYHRYDEPTGSAIKVTAMVSETEKSLIDRLWLFYHFGE; the protein is encoded by the coding sequence ATGATTGCATATCTTAAATTAGCTTTTAATACAGTTAAGGTATTTGTTTTGTTTACGGGATGTACCGTTTTATTTTATTATGGACTTATGTGGATTAATGAAGAATATCAGAACTACCATCGTTATGACGAGCCAACCGGGTCCGCCATTAAGGTAACGGCTATGGTTTCTGAAACAGAGAAAAGTTTAATTGACCGATTATGGTTATTTTATCACTTTGGGGAGTAG
- a CDS encoding Fur family transcriptional regulator: MENRIDRIKKHLHSSSYKLTPQREATVRVLLEHEEDHLSAEDVYLLVKEKSPEIGLATVYRTLELLTELKVVDKINFGDGVSRYDLRQEGAAHFHHHLVCIECGAVDEIQEDLLGDVEEIVERDWNFKIKDHRLTFHGICHRCHGKEETVEE; encoded by the coding sequence ATGGAAAACCGCATTGATCGGATAAAGAAGCATCTACACTCTTCAAGCTATAAACTAACTCCTCAGCGTGAGGCAACCGTAAGAGTGCTTCTAGAGCATGAAGAAGACCATTTAAGTGCTGAAGATGTCTACCTCCTCGTTAAGGAAAAATCTCCTGAAATTGGACTAGCAACTGTGTATCGAACATTAGAACTTTTAACTGAGTTAAAAGTTGTTGATAAAATTAATTTTGGAGATGGCGTTTCCAGATACGATCTGAGACAAGAGGGTGCTGCACACTTCCATCATCATCTTGTTTGTATCGAATGTGGAGCAGTTGATGAAATTCAAGAGGATCTCCTTGGGGATGTAGAGGAAATCGTAGAGCGTGACTGGAACTTTAAAATTAAAGATCATCGATTGACGTTTCACGGTATATGTCATCGTTGCCATGGAAAAGAAGAAACCGTTGAGGAATAA
- the spoIIM gene encoding stage II sporulation protein M, giving the protein MKNQSLKHVISIHIKEHSSIYLFITVLFMMGIVFGAIVVNSLSPSQKTDLYLYLSRFFGQVVEGDFANANQLFLQSYTHHLKYIGLMWILGISIIGLPIILILLFLKGIVVGFTVGFLVNQLGWEGFLLSFVSVLPQNLIIIPAFIIVGTIAVSFSLRLIGQIISKRANLPFMQIFSRYTGVAVIVCFVIALASAFEAYSSPILMKQVVNIINK; this is encoded by the coding sequence ATGAAGAACCAATCACTGAAGCATGTTATATCTATACATATAAAAGAGCATTCCTCTATCTATTTATTTATTACTGTGTTATTTATGATGGGAATTGTATTTGGTGCGATTGTTGTTAATAGTTTGAGTCCAAGTCAGAAAACAGATCTTTATCTTTACTTAAGTCGTTTTTTTGGACAGGTTGTAGAGGGTGATTTTGCTAACGCAAATCAATTGTTTCTTCAAAGCTACACGCATCATTTAAAATATATAGGATTAATGTGGATTTTAGGAATTTCTATTATCGGATTACCGATTATTTTAATTCTGTTATTCTTAAAGGGAATTGTTGTGGGCTTTACAGTAGGATTTTTAGTAAATCAATTAGGCTGGGAAGGATTTTTATTATCGTTTGTTTCTGTCCTTCCACAAAACTTAATTATTATCCCAGCATTCATCATTGTGGGAACGATAGCGGTGTCATTTTCTCTGAGGTTAATCGGACAGATTATCTCAAAACGAGCTAATTTACCATTTATGCAAATCTTTAGTAGATATACTGGAGTTGCAGTGATTGTCTGCTTTGTAATCGCGCTTGCCTCAGCCTTTGAAGCATATAGTTCACCAATTTTAATGAAACAGGTTGTAAATATTATAAATAAATAA
- a CDS encoding GNAT family N-acetyltransferase, with protein MKPILLDFPSHFSTKRLFIRMPQPGDGKVVHDAIKASCEELKPWLPFAKKDQTLEQVEENIREAHAKFLLREDLRLLVFHLETGEFIGSSGLHRIDWDVPKFEIGYWVDTRYAGKGYITEAVEGITKFAFDELHARRVEIRMDSKNERSRAIPERLGYELEGILRNDDLALDGSGLRDTCIYSVVR; from the coding sequence ATGAAGCCAATCTTACTAGATTTCCCTAGCCACTTTTCAACCAAAAGACTGTTCATTCGCATGCCACAACCAGGAGACGGGAAGGTCGTTCACGATGCTATTAAAGCTTCTTGTGAAGAGTTAAAGCCTTGGCTTCCATTTGCCAAGAAAGATCAGACGTTAGAGCAAGTAGAAGAAAACATTAGAGAGGCTCATGCTAAATTTTTGTTACGTGAGGATTTAAGATTACTAGTCTTTCACCTCGAAACAGGTGAGTTTATCGGATCATCAGGATTACATCGAATCGACTGGGATGTTCCAAAATTCGAGATCGGATACTGGGTTGATACTAGATATGCAGGGAAGGGCTATATAACAGAAGCTGTTGAGGGAATCACTAAGTTTGCCTTCGATGAACTACATGCTAGGCGTGTTGAGATTAGAATGGATTCAAAAAATGAACGAAGTCGCGCTATACCCGAAAGACTCGGCTATGAATTAGAGGGAATTTTAAGAAATGATGATCTAGCATTGGATGGTTCAGGGCTTCGAGATACCTGTATATACTCGGTTGTTAGATAA
- a CDS encoding alpha/beta hydrolase, whose amino-acid sequence MYKKIIRVGVILLLLFVVLLGVAGNYFYNVAINRAEEGPKLHGGGESVAAASLLETEEQQTKLAELMEWTEQQHFEIVTIKSNDGLNLSGRFLKNENSNGKAVILAHGYKGNSEQMPGITKYYYDLGYDVLKPDARGHGESEGDYIGYGWHDRNDYVNWIQFLIESKNQHAIFLHGFSMGAATVLMTSGEELPEQVKGIIEDSGYTSVKDELSHQLRYLYKLPAFPIMEVTSVITNIRAGYTFEEASAIESVKNSKLPLFIIHGDQDALVPTEMAYEIYDAANSRDKELWIVAGAGHTEAYTVAEEEYKERLKLFLDRTLQDSK is encoded by the coding sequence TTGTACAAGAAAATCATAAGAGTTGGGGTTATATTACTCCTTTTGTTTGTCGTACTTTTAGGAGTTGCCGGCAACTACTTTTACAATGTGGCTATTAACCGAGCTGAGGAAGGCCCTAAGCTTCATGGTGGAGGAGAAAGTGTAGCAGCTGCTAGTTTACTAGAAACAGAGGAACAACAAACGAAATTAGCTGAGCTTATGGAATGGACTGAGCAACAACATTTCGAAATCGTCACAATAAAATCTAATGATGGTTTAAATTTAAGTGGTCGTTTCTTGAAGAATGAAAATTCTAATGGAAAGGCAGTCATTCTTGCTCATGGCTATAAAGGTAATAGCGAACAAATGCCAGGTATTACAAAATATTACTATGATCTTGGGTATGACGTATTAAAACCTGATGCAAGAGGACATGGAGAAAGTGAAGGCGATTATATCGGTTATGGGTGGCATGATCGAAATGATTATGTGAATTGGATTCAATTTCTAATAGAAAGCAAGAATCAACATGCAATCTTTCTTCACGGTTTTTCAATGGGAGCAGCTACTGTTTTAATGACTAGTGGGGAAGAGCTTCCAGAACAAGTAAAAGGAATCATTGAAGATAGTGGCTATACATCTGTGAAGGATGAATTATCTCATCAGTTAAGGTATTTATACAAACTACCAGCGTTTCCTATTATGGAGGTTACAAGTGTCATTACTAATATAAGAGCAGGCTATACGTTTGAAGAAGCTTCCGCGATTGAAAGCGTGAAAAACAGTAAATTACCTCTATTTATCATTCACGGTGATCAAGATGCGTTAGTTCCAACTGAAATGGCGTATGAGATATATGATGCAGCAAATTCTAGGGATAAAGAGCTATGGATAGTAGCTGGAGCAGGGCATACAGAGGCGTATACAGTAGCGGAAGAGGAATATAAAGAGCGACTTAAGTTGTTTTTAGATCGTACATTGCAAGACTCGAAATAG